From the genome of Amia ocellicauda isolate fAmiCal2 chromosome 14, fAmiCal2.hap1, whole genome shotgun sequence, one region includes:
- the LOC136767439 gene encoding protein rapunzel-like: MPSPLEKLVAQKKESIEALMEVFERGAEVLASAVGELFPLCEAAAPVLRLALDNVQSREVFYVKEQFQVVRNKLDVISEELEDIDQEIKRSLVDSHYFTVEENLRNQFRKYMDILNAKEQFREVKVRLFLEHYGKTSGDKNLHVLYDAVMGFNTFGESVLEVVLRYEARNRRVLEDFCVRLKELFCVGLIALLGRAALSVGEEEEQELVRQWGEKMREVEGKMKAAIDECVAAFPEQAQEDVERMIKEKEEKSNEELAKALQEFLARKYDWVKWSVRVINHSGSGFKNWRAGDNFHCVTGKNWFELLQVNDTNVVVSYSRCPHPIAKESIQQLMDRPNRKGGAQAVAEAVAQEIPGCVANAISRHKEVWTAWSFPDECHYWEKHKNVYLCVHSE; this comes from the coding sequence ATGCCCAGCCCTCTAGAGAAACTGGTGGCGCAGAAGAAGGAGTCCATCGAGGCGTTGATGGAGGTGTTCGAGAGGGGGGCCGAGGTCCTGGCCAGTGCCGTGGGGGAGCTGTTCCCACTGTGCGAGGCAGCCGCTCCGGTCCTCAGGCTGGCCCTGGACAACGTGCAGAGCAGGGAGGTCTTCTACGTGAAGGAGCAGTTCCAGGTCGTCCGCAACAAGTTGGACGTTATCTCTGAGGAGTTGGAGGACATCGACCAGGAGATAAAGAGGAGCCTAGTGGACAGCCATTACTTCACGGTGGAGGAGAACCTGCGCAACCAGTTTCGCAAGTACATGGACATCCTGAACGCCAAGGAGCAGTTCAGAGAGGTCAAGGTCCGGCTCTTCCTGGAGCATTATGGGAAGACCAGCGGGGACAAGAACCTTCATGTTCTCTACGATGCCGTCATGGGCTTCAACACCTTTGGGGAGTCGGTTCTGGAAGTGGTCCTGAGGTACGAGGCGAGGAACAGGAGGGTGCTGGAAGACTTCTGCGTCCGCTTGAAAGAGCTCTTCTGTGTGGGGCTGATCGCTCTGCTGGGCCGCGCCGCCCTCTCGgtaggggaggaggaggaacaggagctGGTGAGGCAGTGGGGCGAGAAGATGCGGGAGGTGGAAGGCAAGATGAAGGCGGCCATTGATGAGTGTGTGGCCGCCTTCCCCGAGCAGGCCCAGGAGGACGTGGAGCGGATGATCAAGGAGAAAGAGGAGAAGAGCAACGAGGAGTTGGCCAAAGCCCTGCAGGAGTTCCTGGCCCGAAAGTACGACTGGGTGAAGTGGTCCGTGCGAGTGATCAACCACTCCGGCAGCGGCTTCAAAAACTGGCGGGCAGGGGACAACTTTCACTGTGTGACGGGCAAGAACTGGTTTGAGTTGCTGCAGGTGAACGACACCAACGTGGTGGTGTCTTACAGCCGCTGCCCTCACCCCATCGCCAAGGAGAGCATCCAGCAGCTGATGGACAGGCCCAATCGGAAGGGCGGCGCCCAGGCTGTGGCAGAAGCAGTAGCTCAGGAGATACCAGGGTGTGTGGCAAACGCCATCAGTCGCCACAAAGAGGTCTGGACCGCCTGGAGCTTCCCGGACGAATGCCATTATtgggagaaacacaaaaatgtatatctgtgtgtgcatTCTGAATAA
- the rpz gene encoding protein rapunzel isoform X1: MSDDIQEDRDKLKRGIVKVLECVATISSAAAVVNPIFGIAGSLIRVVLHQIDDEEIQTLKREFNSVNRALEDLSQQNRNALLQIKKETVDGQYSKVEENLKNQFRKFMELVEARPDLQGRKREDFEESYSNDLGDQNLHSLYDGVMGKPKLFSKPILEVYMKHSGGDRRAMERLCTRLTYLFCIGLIALMGYAAVVGDDEEGLSEEWTEKMEDVQRRMQEVLRMCK, translated from the coding sequence ATGTCCGACGACATCCAGGAAGACCGTGACAAGCTGAAGAGGGGCATTGTGAAGGTGCTGGAGTGTGTGGCCACCATCTCGTCGGCGGCCGCCGTGGTCAATCCCATCTTCGGCATCGCGGGCTCGCTCATCCGCGTAGTGCTGCACCAGATCGACGATGAGGAGATCCAGACCCTCAAGAGGGAGTTCAACAGTGTCAACCGAGCCCTGGAAGACCTGTCGCAGCAGAACCGCAATGCCCTGCTGCAGATCAAGAAGGAGACCGTGGACGGCCAGTACTCCAAGGTGGAGGAGAACCTCAAGAACCAGTTCCGCAAGTTCATGGAGCTGGTGGAGGCCCGGCCCGACCTGCAGGGCCGCAAGAGGGAGGATTTCGAGGAGAGCTACAGCAACGACCTGGGCGACCAGAACCTGCACTCGCTGTACGACGGCGTCATGGGCAAACCCAAGCTCTTCAGCAAGCCCATCCTGGAGGTGTACATGAAGCACTCGGGGGGGGACCGCAGGGCCATGGAGCGCCTCTGCACCCGGCTCACCTACCTGTTCTGCATCGGGCTGATCGCACTCATGGGCTACGCGGCCGTGGTGGGCGACGACGAGGAGGGGCTGAGCGAAGAGTGGACCGAGAAGATGGAGGACGTGCAGAGGCGCATGCAGGAGGTGCTGAGGATGTGCAAGTGA
- the rpz gene encoding protein rapunzel isoform X2 gives MGDTENIRKTAAKVLSCVEKVSSFATSIDPLFGIVTSLVAVVRKGVYDEEANALEEEFQTVHTKLESISQQNRQTLKQIRIDEIHETFSKYEEYLKHQYQAFSSMVEMVKTDPEHKESHLQDFQDTYERDKGELSLDVFYYGVMGTRRAFGRPLLKVYMEHCDGNIKVMEQRCSHLTNLFHIGLISLMAYTAVIEDDEDDVKCKWTQRVVDIQAKMQEVLSQCH, from the coding sequence ATGGGCGACACCGAGAACATCAGGAAGACGGCCGCCAAGGTGCTGTCTTGCGTGGAGAAAGTCTCCTCCTTCGCCACCTCCATCGACCCCCTCTTTGGCATCGTCACCTCCCTGGTGGCCGTCGTGCGGAAGGGCGTCTACGACGAGGAGGCCAACGCCCTGGAGGAGGAGTTCCAGACGGTCCACACCAAGCTGGAGAGCATCTCGCAGCAGAACAGGCAGACCCTGAAGCAGATACGCATCGACGAGATCCACGAGACCTTCTCCAAGTACGAGGAGTACCTCAAACACCAGTACCAGGCCTTCAGCAGCATGGTAGAAATGGTGAAGACCGACCCGGAACACAAGGAGAGCCACTTGCAGGACTTCCAGGACACGTACGAGAGAGACAAGGGCGAGCTGAGCCTGGACGTGTTCTACTACGGGGTGATGGGGACGCGCCGGGCCTTCGGGAGGCCTCTGCTGAAGGTCTACATGGAGCACTGCGACGGCAACATCAAGGTCATGGAGCAGAGGTGCTCCCACCTGACCAACCTGTTCCACATCGGGCTCATCTCGCTCATGGCCTACACCGCCGTCATCGAGGACGACGAGGACGACGTGAAGTGCAAGTGGACCCAGAGGGTGGTGGACATCCAAGCCAAGATGCAGGAGGTCCTGAGTCAATGTCATTGA